In Ruminococcaceae bacterium BL-6, a genomic segment contains:
- the rpsD gene encoding 30S ribosomal subunit protein S4 (Evidence 2a : Function from experimental evidences in other organisms; PubMedId : 10094780, 1100394, 11018284, 11447122, 12244297, 12809609, 2461734, 2477554, 2989779, 3309351, 387752, 4587210, 7556101, 7559430, 9716382; Product type s : structure), whose protein sequence is MARYTDAVCKLCRREGQKLFLKGERCYTDKCGVTRRAYAPGQHGQGRKKNSEYGLQLRAKQMTKRYYGVLERQFRGYYDMATRMEGKTGDALLAILECRLDNVVYRLGWADSRAQARQMVVHGHFAINGKRVDIPSCLVKPGDVITIKGSTRSSEKMKAILEANASRPVAKWLDLNRDTCEAKILSVPAREDVDIAVDETLIVELYSK, encoded by the coding sequence ATGGCAAGATATACAGACGCCGTGTGCAAGCTCTGCCGCCGCGAGGGGCAAAAGCTCTTTTTAAAGGGAGAGCGCTGCTACACGGATAAATGCGGGGTGACCCGCAGGGCTTATGCCCCCGGCCAGCACGGCCAGGGACGTAAAAAGAATTCTGAATACGGTCTGCAGCTGCGCGCGAAGCAGATGACGAAACGCTATTACGGCGTTTTGGAAAGGCAGTTCCGGGGCTACTACGACATGGCCACGCGCATGGAGGGCAAAACCGGCGACGCGCTGCTGGCGATTCTGGAATGCCGCCTGGACAACGTGGTTTACCGCCTCGGCTGGGCCGACTCCCGCGCACAGGCCCGCCAGATGGTTGTTCACGGCCACTTTGCCATCAACGGCAAACGGGTGGATATCCCCTCCTGCCTGGTAAAGCCGGGGGATGTCATCACCATCAAGGGCTCCACCCGCAGCAGTGAAAAAATGAAGGCTATTTTAGAAGCGAACGCTTCCCGTCCCGTAGCGAAATGGCTCGACCTGAACCGTGATACCTGCGAGGCAAAGATCCTTTCCGTACCTGCCCGCGAAGATGTCGACATTGCAGTTGATGAAACTCTCATCGTTGAGTTGTACTCCAAGTAA
- the feoB gene encoding Fe(2+) transporter FeoB homolog — MGLSGESTGVGVLGSLNGVLQIEKETTDDKVIALAGNPNVGKSTVFNSLTGMNQHTGNWPGKTVANAQGKYRYQDSNFILVDIPGTYSLMANSEEEEIARDFICFGEPDATVVVADATCLERNLNLVLQTMEISGRVILCVNLMDEAKKKRIRIDLDRLSQKLGIPVVGTSARSGKGLNRLMDAVKSATEHPAQEQQFQITYPEKIERAVALLEPALREALDGKLNARWAALKLLDGDETLLHSLNRYLKRDILSDPRVMRALSDARSSLERDGVRQDAFRDEVVVRIVGLCEEISRGAVIYEKKEYAERDRKIDRILTSKVTGIPIMILMLLGIFWITIAGANVPSSMIADGLFWVEDRLMDFFRWISAPAWITGLLVEGVYRTLAWVISVMLPPMAIFFPLFTLLEDLGYLPRVAFNLDNFFRKACAHGKQSLTMAMGFGCNACGVIGCRIIDSPRERLIAILTNNFVPCNGRFPTLIAVITMFFASTVAGPFQSAISALTLTAVILFGIMMTMLISRLLSKTLLKGMPSSFTLELPPYRRPQIGKVIVRSICDRTLFVLRRAVVVAAPAGLVIWLLANIQAGGASLLTQCASFLDPFARLIGLDGYILMAFILGFPANEIVIPIIIMSYMATGALTNYASLSELSALFVSHGWTWLTAVCVMLFSLLHWPCGTTCLTIKKETQSVKWTLIALALPTMTGIAVCFVVASTVRLLGLAP; from the coding sequence ATGGGTTTATCAGGCGAATCGACGGGTGTGGGAGTGCTGGGCAGCCTCAACGGCGTGCTGCAGATCGAAAAGGAGACCACGGACGACAAAGTGATCGCGCTGGCGGGGAATCCGAACGTCGGTAAAAGCACGGTATTCAACAGCCTGACTGGCATGAACCAGCATACGGGAAACTGGCCCGGAAAAACCGTGGCCAACGCACAGGGAAAATACCGGTATCAGGATTCGAATTTTATCCTGGTGGATATTCCGGGCACCTACTCCCTGATGGCAAATTCCGAAGAGGAGGAAATTGCCCGGGATTTCATCTGCTTCGGCGAGCCGGACGCCACGGTGGTCGTCGCGGACGCCACCTGCCTGGAGCGCAACCTGAACCTGGTGCTTCAGACGATGGAGATTTCCGGCCGGGTGATTCTGTGCGTCAACTTGATGGATGAGGCGAAAAAGAAAAGGATCCGGATCGATCTCGACCGGCTCTCGCAAAAGCTGGGGATCCCGGTTGTGGGAACAAGCGCCAGAAGCGGAAAAGGGCTGAACCGGCTGATGGATGCCGTGAAATCCGCGACGGAACACCCGGCGCAGGAGCAACAATTTCAAATCACCTATCCGGAAAAAATCGAACGGGCCGTCGCCCTTCTGGAGCCGGCGCTCCGCGAAGCGCTCGACGGGAAGCTGAACGCCAGATGGGCCGCGCTGAAGCTTCTGGATGGCGACGAAACCCTGCTCCATTCCCTGAACCGATACTTAAAGCGCGACATCCTTTCCGATCCTCGGGTAATGCGGGCGCTCTCCGACGCCCGGTCGTCGCTGGAGCGGGACGGAGTCCGGCAGGATGCGTTCCGCGATGAGGTGGTCGTCCGCATCGTCGGTCTCTGCGAGGAAATCAGCCGCGGGGCCGTGATCTACGAAAAAAAAGAATACGCGGAGCGTGACCGGAAAATTGACCGCATCCTCACTTCGAAGGTAACCGGGATCCCGATCATGATCCTGATGCTCCTTGGAATCTTCTGGATCACGATCGCGGGGGCCAACGTGCCGTCTTCCATGATCGCAGACGGACTGTTCTGGGTGGAAGACCGCCTGATGGATTTCTTCCGGTGGATTTCCGCCCCAGCCTGGATCACGGGGCTGCTGGTGGAAGGGGTCTACCGGACGCTCGCCTGGGTGATCTCTGTCATGCTGCCGCCGATGGCCATCTTTTTCCCTCTCTTTACGCTTCTGGAGGACCTGGGCTATCTGCCCCGCGTCGCCTTCAATCTGGATAATTTCTTCCGCAAGGCCTGCGCCCACGGCAAACAGTCGCTTACCATGGCCATGGGATTCGGCTGCAACGCCTGCGGAGTGATCGGCTGCCGGATTATAGATTCCCCCAGGGAACGGCTGATCGCGATTCTGACGAACAACTTCGTGCCCTGCAACGGGCGGTTCCCGACCCTGATCGCGGTGATTACCATGTTCTTCGCCAGCACGGTCGCCGGGCCGTTCCAATCCGCGATCTCGGCGCTCACCCTCACCGCGGTCATCCTGTTCGGGATCATGATGACCATGCTGATTTCCCGGCTGCTGTCGAAAACCCTGCTGAAGGGAATGCCATCCTCCTTTACGCTGGAGCTGCCGCCTTACCGGCGCCCGCAGATCGGAAAGGTCATCGTGCGCTCCATCTGCGACCGCACGCTGTTCGTGCTGCGCCGCGCCGTCGTGGTCGCCGCCCCGGCGGGCCTTGTCATCTGGCTTCTGGCCAATATTCAGGCGGGCGGTGCCAGCCTTCTTACGCAGTGTGCGTCGTTTCTGGATCCGTTCGCCCGGCTGATCGGCCTGGATGGCTACATTCTGATGGCGTTCATCCTCGGCTTCCCGGCAAATGAAATCGTCATCCCCATCATTATCATGAGCTATATGGCGACGGGGGCGCTCACCAATTACGCGAGCCTTTCCGAGCTCTCCGCCCTGTTCGTCAGCCATGGCTGGACCTGGCTCACCGCCGTCTGCGTGATGCTGTTCTCCCTTCTGCACTGGCCCTGCGGAACGACCTGCCTGACCATCAAAAAGGAAACCCAAAGCGTCAAATGGACGCTGATCGCCCTGGCCCTCCCGACGATGACCGGAATCGCCGTGTGCTTTGTCGTCGCAAGCACCGTGCGCCTGCTCGGCCTCGCGCCTTGA
- a CDS encoding Spore coat protein, protein MQEKAMVNDALSAAKSDLTFYANTISECSNTSLRSTLQQIRNKCETSQYELYKLAETNGFYKPAQMAQESEIQQVKSQLQQG, encoded by the coding sequence ATGCAGGAAAAAGCAATGGTAAACGACGCGCTTTCCGCGGCGAAAAGTGATCTGACCTTTTATGCGAACACCATCTCCGAATGCTCGAACACAAGCCTGAGAAGCACCTTGCAGCAGATCAGGAACAAATGCGAGACCTCGCAGTACGAGCTGTACAAGCTTGCCGAGACCAACGGGTTTTACAAGCCGGCCCAAATGGCGCAGGAGAGCGAAATTCAGCAGGTCAAGTCACAGCTTCAGCAGGGCTGA
- a CDS encoding Ferrous iron transport protein A: MNQREISLDQLPVGTKANVTALHSDGSARRRILDLGIIDGTEIQPLYKSPSGNPVAYLIRGAVIALRSDVSAKIMVRA, encoded by the coding sequence TTGAACCAGAGAGAAATTTCATTGGATCAGCTTCCGGTCGGCACAAAGGCAAACGTGACGGCACTTCATTCGGACGGCTCCGCAAGAAGGCGTATCCTCGACCTCGGCATCATCGACGGAACGGAGATCCAGCCTCTTTATAAAAGCCCATCCGGGAATCCGGTCGCTTATTTGATCCGGGGCGCGGTCATTGCGCTTCGATCCGACGTTTCCGCCAAAATCATGGTGCGGGCGTAA
- the rpmJ gene encoding ribosomal protein L36 (ribosomal protein B) (Evidence 2a : Function from experimental evidences in other organisms; PubMedId : 1783905, 23002217, 24335279, 29967120; Product type s : structure), translating to MKVRPSVKKICEKCKIIKRKGKVMVICENPKHKQRQG from the coding sequence ATGAAAGTCAGACCTTCTGTCAAGAAAATCTGCGAGAAATGCAAAATCATCAAGCGCAAGGGTAAAGTCATGGTGATTTGTGAAAACCCGAAGCATAAACAGCGCCAGGGCTGA
- the mapA gene encoding methionine aminopeptidase (Evidence 2a : Function from experimental evidences in other organisms; PubMedId : 16207374, 22720735; Product type e : enzyme), translated as MIVLKTSRELAAMRVAGRISARALKLAGEAVEPGVSTWEVDRIARRYIEEQGAKPSFLGYGGFPASACISVNNVVIHGIPRKEQILKQGDIVSIDIGAFYEGFTGDNAYTFPCGDVSEEARRLMDTTRESLYEGIKAARPGNRLGDVGHAVQSYAEARGYSVVRDYVGHGVGAKLHEDPSVPNYGTPGRGVRLLPGMTIAIEPMVNAGVHTVKTLSDGWTTVTTDGKLSAHFEHSIAITADGPVILTLPD; from the coding sequence ATGATTGTGCTAAAAACGAGCCGGGAACTCGCCGCGATGCGGGTGGCCGGCAGAATATCGGCAAGAGCGTTGAAATTGGCAGGCGAAGCGGTTGAACCGGGTGTTTCCACCTGGGAGGTCGACCGCATTGCCCGCCGTTATATCGAAGAACAGGGCGCGAAGCCCTCGTTCCTCGGCTACGGCGGATTTCCGGCCAGCGCCTGCATTTCAGTCAACAACGTGGTCATCCACGGCATACCCCGTAAGGAGCAGATCTTAAAACAGGGCGACATTGTCAGCATTGACATCGGCGCCTTTTACGAGGGCTTCACCGGCGACAACGCCTACACGTTCCCGTGCGGCGACGTATCGGAAGAAGCCCGGCGCCTTATGGACACGACCCGCGAAAGCCTTTACGAAGGCATCAAAGCCGCCAGGCCCGGTAACCGCCTGGGCGACGTTGGTCACGCGGTGCAGTCGTATGCCGAAGCGCGCGGTTACTCGGTGGTACGCGATTATGTCGGCCACGGAGTAGGCGCGAAGCTGCATGAAGATCCAAGCGTACCAAACTACGGCACGCCCGGCCGGGGCGTGCGGCTGTTACCTGGCATGACAATAGCCATTGAACCGATGGTGAATGCCGGAGTGCATACCGTTAAAACATTATCCGACGGCTGGACCACCGTGACAACCGATGGAAAGCTGTCCGCTCACTTTGAGCATTCCATTGCCATCACCGCCGATGGTCCTGTGATTTTAACATTGCCGGATTAA
- a CDS encoding conserved protein of unknown function (Evidence 4 : Unknown function but conserved in other organisms), which produces MDFVRGLVVRSLKGRDKGGFFVVLETDETGVVICDGRRRTLEKPKRKNPAHLAATNTLLDSMKTNREIRNALKPFNGRA; this is translated from the coding sequence ATGGATTTTGTGAGAGGGCTTGTTGTCCGGTCGTTAAAAGGGCGCGACAAGGGCGGCTTTTTCGTGGTTCTGGAAACGGACGAAACGGGCGTCGTGATTTGCGACGGCCGGCGGCGCACGCTGGAAAAGCCGAAACGGAAAAACCCGGCTCACCTTGCCGCGACCAACACCCTGTTGGATTCGATGAAAACCAACCGTGAAATCCGCAATGCTTTAAAACCATTTAACGGCAGGGCTTGA
- the rplQ gene encoding ribosomal protein L17 (BL15) (Evidence 2a : Function from experimental evidences in other organisms; PubMedId : 6801428, 10717392, 12682299; Product type s : structure), translating into MPGTRKLGRDTASRTAMLRAMVTFLLEKGKIETTVTRAKEVRSLTEKMITVAKENNLHNQRMAMAFLTKEDVAHKLFTEIAPKYADRNGGYIRISKLGPRRGDAAEMALIELL; encoded by the coding sequence ATGCCCGGAACCAGAAAGCTCGGAAGAGACACTGCAAGTAGAACTGCCATGCTTAGGGCAATGGTGACTTTTTTGCTGGAAAAAGGCAAAATCGAAACCACTGTGACTCGCGCCAAGGAGGTCCGCTCCCTGACCGAGAAGATGATCACGGTCGCAAAGGAGAACAACCTGCATAACCAGCGCATGGCAATGGCCTTTCTGACAAAGGAAGATGTCGCCCACAAGCTGTTTACGGAGATTGCCCCCAAGTATGCCGACCGCAACGGCGGATATATTCGGATCAGCAAGCTTGGCCCGCGCCGCGGCGACGCCGCGGAGATGGCGCTGATTGAGCTTCTCTGA
- the infA gene encoding initiation factor IF-I (Evidence 2a : Function from experimental evidences in other organisms; PubMedId : 9868784, 20477873, 22720735; Product type f : factor), whose translation MSKQDVIEIEGTVTEALPNAMFTVELPNGHTILAHISGKLRMNFIRILPGDKVTVELSPYDLTRGRITWRSK comes from the coding sequence ATGTCAAAACAAGACGTGATTGAAATTGAGGGTACTGTAACCGAAGCGCTGCCGAACGCGATGTTTACGGTGGAGCTTCCGAACGGCCATACGATACTGGCGCATATTTCGGGCAAGCTGCGGATGAATTTCATCCGCATCCTTCCGGGCGACAAGGTTACCGTCGAGCTTTCCCCCTATGATCTGACCCGCGGCCGTATCACATGGCGCTCCAAATAA
- the rpoA gene encoding RNA polymerase (alpha subunit) (Evidence 2a : Function from experimental evidences in other organisms; PubMedId : 1484484, 6811591, 9594570, 10972808, 12682299, 22720735; Product type e : enzyme) yields the protein MIEIEKPKIETEDLSNDGTYGKFIVEPLERGFGTTLGNSLRRVLLSSLPGVAVTSIKIDGVLHEFSTIPGVKEDVTEIVLNIKGLTAKLHCDGPKTVEINAEGPCEVTADSIKCDSEVEILNPDMHIATLGDGAKLYMELTLDKGRGYVPAERNKANMNANVIGELPVDSIYTPVLKVNYNVENTRVGQSIDYDKLTLEVWTNGVISAQEAVSLAAKVLTEHLNLFVDLSDKGSNTEIMVEKDEKGKEKMLEMTIEELDLSVRSFNCLKRAGINTVEDLISRSEEDMMKVRNLGRKSLEEVVWKLASLGFHLRKDDE from the coding sequence ATGATTGAGATTGAAAAGCCCAAAATTGAAACGGAAGACCTGTCAAACGACGGCACCTACGGAAAATTTATCGTAGAGCCGCTGGAGCGCGGTTTCGGTACCACGCTGGGCAACAGCCTCAGGCGTGTGCTGCTTTCCAGCCTGCCCGGCGTGGCGGTGACGTCGATCAAGATAGACGGGGTTCTGCATGAGTTTTCGACGATCCCCGGCGTAAAGGAAGACGTTACCGAGATTGTGCTCAATATCAAGGGGCTTACCGCCAAACTGCACTGCGATGGGCCGAAAACGGTTGAAATCAATGCCGAAGGCCCGTGCGAGGTGACGGCGGATTCCATTAAATGCGACAGCGAGGTCGAGATCCTGAACCCGGATATGCACATCGCGACCCTGGGGGATGGGGCCAAGCTGTATATGGAACTGACTTTGGATAAAGGCCGCGGGTATGTCCCCGCCGAGCGCAACAAGGCCAATATGAACGCCAATGTAATTGGCGAACTTCCCGTCGATTCCATTTATACCCCGGTTCTGAAAGTGAATTATAATGTGGAAAATACCCGCGTGGGGCAGAGCATCGACTACGACAAGCTGACCCTTGAGGTGTGGACCAACGGCGTAATCAGTGCGCAGGAGGCCGTTTCTCTGGCTGCAAAAGTTCTGACCGAGCACCTGAACCTGTTTGTGGACCTTTCCGACAAGGGAAGCAACACCGAGATCATGGTGGAAAAGGATGAAAAGGGCAAAGAGAAAATGCTGGAAATGACGATTGAAGAGCTGGACCTTTCCGTCCGTTCCTTCAACTGTTTGAAACGCGCCGGAATCAATACGGTGGAGGATCTCATCAGCAGATCGGAAGAAGATATGATGAAGGTTCGCAACCTGGGGCGCAAATCCCTGGAAGAAGTCGTCTGGAAGCTGGCTTCACTCGGTTTCCATCTGCGCAAGGACGACGAATAG
- a CDS encoding protein of unknown function (Evidence 5 : Unknown function) produces MILKIASPRKSGGAFFMEFFTGGAVDGMEKLLYNRRRIGNKMQECAAGL; encoded by the coding sequence ATGATTTTGAAGATCGCGTCCCCGCGAAAAAGCGGGGGCGCTTTTTTTATGGAATTTTTCACGGGCGGCGCGGTTGACGGAATGGAAAAACTTCTTTATAATAGAAGAAGAATTGGGAATAAAATGCAGGAATGCGCGGCCGGGCTGTGA
- the rpsM gene encoding ribosomal protein S13 (Evidence 2a : Function from experimental evidences in other organisms; PubMedId : 12682299, 22720735; Product type s : structure): protein MARIAGIDLPRDKRIEIGLTYIFGIGRKTADDILKATGVDPEIRVRDLSEEDTAKLREYIDHNCRVEGDLRRDVAYDIKRLIEISCYRGIRHRKGLPVRGQRSKTNARTRKGPRKTMANKKK, encoded by the coding sequence ATGGCGCGTATAGCAGGTATCGACTTGCCCAGAGACAAGCGCATCGAAATCGGCCTCACCTATATTTTCGGAATCGGGCGCAAGACCGCCGACGACATTCTGAAGGCGACCGGCGTCGACCCCGAAATCCGGGTAAGAGACCTTTCCGAAGAGGATACTGCCAAGCTGAGAGAATATATCGACCACAACTGCCGCGTGGAGGGCGACCTTCGCCGGGATGTGGCTTACGACATTAAAAGGCTGATCGAAATCAGCTGTTACCGCGGAATCCGTCACCGCAAGGGACTGCCGGTGAGAGGGCAGCGCTCCAAGACGAACGCCCGCACCCGCAAAGGCCCCAGAAAAACGATGGCCAACAAGAAAAAGTAA
- a CDS encoding conserved protein of unknown function (Evidence 4 : Unknown function but conserved in other organisms), whose translation MSQLNQMELQNLRHLIGSHDLACEKMKTYAQQATTPEVKSYFEKAEKDAQNTKQQLMSFLQ comes from the coding sequence ATGTCTCAACTGAATCAGATGGAACTGCAAAATCTCAGGCACCTGATCGGCTCCCACGATCTCGCCTGCGAAAAAATGAAGACCTATGCCCAGCAGGCGACCACGCCCGAAGTAAAGTCTTATTTTGAAAAGGCCGAAAAGGACGCGCAGAACACCAAACAGCAGCTGATGAGCTTTTTACAGTAA
- the adk gene encoding adenylate kinase (Evidence 2a : Function from experimental evidences in other organisms; PubMedId : 8061005, 8288548, 9056261, 9715904, 11106368, 16452168; Product type e : enzyme) has product MNLILLGAPGAGKGTQTENICERLSIPAISTGNIIREALKSGTEMGKQAKSYVDSGKLVPDEVVIGIIQERLAHGDCRNGFVLDGFPRTIPQAEALDRMGIRIDKVVDLEVDDDVIVSRMSGRRVCESCGATYHLKYKLPAKEGVCDKCGGTLVQRRDDLPDTVKERLKVYHEQTEPLKSYYAKQGKLFIVEGEEDVADTTRKTLSVIEA; this is encoded by the coding sequence ATGAACCTCATACTTCTCGGCGCACCGGGCGCCGGAAAAGGCACTCAGACGGAAAACATCTGCGAGCGCCTGTCCATTCCGGCAATTTCTACGGGCAATATCATTCGAGAAGCGCTGAAAAGCGGCACGGAAATGGGTAAGCAGGCGAAATCCTATGTGGATTCCGGAAAGCTGGTCCCCGATGAAGTCGTGATCGGCATCATTCAGGAGCGTCTCGCTCACGGTGACTGCAGGAACGGTTTTGTCCTGGACGGCTTTCCGCGCACCATTCCTCAGGCCGAGGCTCTGGACAGAATGGGAATCCGGATCGACAAGGTCGTCGACCTTGAAGTCGACGACGACGTCATCGTTTCCCGGATGTCCGGACGCCGTGTCTGCGAGAGTTGCGGCGCCACCTATCACCTGAAGTATAAGCTTCCGGCGAAAGAAGGCGTGTGCGACAAATGCGGCGGCACCCTTGTTCAGCGCAGGGATGACCTTCCTGACACGGTAAAGGAACGCTTAAAGGTCTATCACGAACAGACCGAGCCGCTGAAAAGTTATTACGCCAAACAGGGAAAGCTGTTTATTGTGGAAGGCGAAGAGGACGTGGCCGACACGACCCGAAAAACCCTCTCCGTAATAGAGGCTTAA
- the rpsK gene encoding ribosomal protein S11 (BS11) (Evidence 2a : Function from experimental evidences in other organisms; PubMedId : 10217780, 12682299, 22720735; Product type s : structure): MAAAQKGGKKTTAVRRRRERKNIERGAAHIQSTFNNTIVTITDVQGNAVSWASSGELGFRGSRKSTPYAAQTAAETAAKAAMEHGMKTVEVFVKGPGAGREAAIRALQGAGLEVSMIKDVTPIPHNGCRPPKRRRV, translated from the coding sequence ATGGCAGCAGCACAAAAAGGCGGTAAAAAAACCACCGCAGTCCGCAGACGCCGCGAGCGTAAAAATATTGAGCGCGGGGCTGCTCATATCCAGTCCACTTTTAATAACACGATCGTCACCATCACCGATGTTCAGGGAAACGCCGTTTCGTGGGCAAGCTCCGGCGAGCTGGGCTTCCGGGGCTCCCGGAAATCCACCCCGTACGCGGCCCAGACGGCCGCGGAAACCGCCGCAAAAGCGGCGATGGAGCACGGCATGAAAACGGTGGAAGTTTTTGTGAAGGGACCGGGCGCCGGCCGTGAGGCCGCGATCCGCGCGCTTCAGGGCGCAGGCCTTGAAGTCAGCATGATCAAAGACGTTACCCCGATCCCCCACAACGGATGCCGTCCTCCCAAAAGAAGACGCGTCTGA
- a CDS encoding conserved exported protein of unknown function (Evidence 4 : Unknown function but conserved in other organisms) yields MRGWKKKTAALALSLGLLLTSAVQTGVVHAESVYEKSVDQEKYSSTFTFEKEDLSDIEYALNNSRKNVEVTIGIKGDASKVNAMSSIKVPKSTIQAIRNSGKTAEFIVEDDSGDMVYAWKFMGGNMEKMADVNLALKIAPVDPSKLTDAITINSAQVQLKHTTELPKNTKLIIPVNEDIILYDLDEASEKSYYLYKLSGSKLSYVSGTRYKIDDDDRFTISIDNGGTYVLSPDKVGTPPSTGNNNTGAVQLQSYSGTVTAGATTSILVTSPATGSFSLESSNPAVAQVLGGGAASGGMQYNIKGLSAGTAVITVTAPGAGSADFTLTVKQPAGSVMIDTLSYNLAPGNIYDYKVTLQGASADEVATSSSRPHIASVRELRRVSKNGAVEVYYRITGVRASADPVTVSSSVRGTHSSIRVMVTSGIRQHGVAARNLSYFQS; encoded by the coding sequence ATGCGGGGATGGAAGAAAAAAACGGCCGCTCTGGCCCTTTCGCTTGGCCTTTTGCTGACTTCGGCGGTGCAGACCGGGGTGGTGCACGCGGAATCCGTTTACGAAAAATCGGTGGATCAGGAAAAGTATTCCAGCACGTTCACATTCGAGAAAGAAGACCTTTCGGATATCGAATACGCGCTGAACAACAGCAGGAAAAATGTCGAGGTGACGATCGGGATCAAGGGCGACGCTTCCAAAGTGAACGCCATGTCCAGCATCAAGGTGCCGAAATCCACCATACAGGCCATACGAAACAGCGGAAAAACGGCGGAGTTCATTGTTGAGGATGATTCCGGCGATATGGTATACGCGTGGAAATTTATGGGCGGCAACATGGAGAAAATGGCGGACGTGAATCTGGCTCTGAAGATCGCGCCGGTCGACCCGTCGAAGCTGACGGATGCCATCACGATCAACAGCGCGCAGGTCCAGCTCAAGCATACGACGGAGCTGCCGAAGAATACAAAGCTGATCATCCCTGTGAATGAGGATATTATTTTGTACGATCTGGATGAAGCGAGCGAGAAGTCCTATTATCTGTATAAGCTTTCCGGCTCCAAGCTGAGCTATGTCAGCGGCACCCGGTACAAGATAGATGACGACGACCGCTTCACTATTTCGATCGATAACGGCGGCACTTATGTACTGTCCCCCGATAAGGTGGGGACCCCGCCCTCGACGGGGAACAACAATACCGGCGCGGTTCAGCTTCAGTCTTATTCCGGGACGGTCACCGCGGGCGCTACGACGTCGATTCTGGTGACGAGCCCCGCGACGGGCTCGTTCAGCCTCGAATCCTCCAATCCCGCCGTGGCGCAGGTGCTCGGCGGCGGCGCGGCCAGCGGCGGCATGCAGTACAATATCAAGGGCCTTTCCGCGGGCACGGCGGTGATCACGGTGACGGCCCCGGGCGCCGGAAGCGCAGACTTCACCTTGACGGTGAAGCAGCCCGCGGGCTCCGTGATGATCGACACCCTTTCGTACAACCTGGCGCCCGGAAATATTTACGACTATAAAGTCACGCTTCAGGGCGCGTCCGCAGACGAGGTGGCGACCTCGTCGAGCCGGCCGCATATCGCTTCGGTGAGAGAGCTGCGCCGCGTCAGCAAAAACGGCGCGGTGGAGGTCTATTACCGCATCACCGGCGTGCGCGCCAGCGCCGACCCGGTCACGGTTTCCTCTTCCGTCAGGGGCACCCATTCCTCCATCCGCGTGATGGTCACAAGCGGGATCCGGCAGCACGGCGTCGCGGCCCGCAATCTGAGCTATTTCCAGTCGTGA